From Tautonia marina, the proteins below share one genomic window:
- a CDS encoding class I SAM-dependent methyltransferase, producing the protein MSGVAEISLSEYIRSNQIEPVRLHLGCGGVRWPGFINVDMNPHDESRSDSSRNGCVAEVFADMRCLNLGDASVEEIFTSHTVDHFTRWQAMDMFADWYRMIKPGGKVAMELADFNRCVLWLFHPSRRKRELARNQFYGNQWDRIDYETHRYVWSAGELKKALKEIGFSRVTISHATQTHHPGRDMRIEATK; encoded by the coding sequence ATGAGTGGTGTTGCGGAAATCAGTCTATCCGAATACATAAGGTCGAATCAGATTGAGCCAGTCAGATTGCATCTTGGTTGCGGCGGTGTAAGATGGCCTGGTTTCATCAATGTGGACATGAATCCACACGATGAATCTCGTTCGGATAGTTCGCGAAACGGTTGTGTGGCCGAGGTTTTTGCGGACATGCGTTGCTTAAACCTAGGCGATGCAAGCGTTGAAGAAATTTTCACATCTCACACAGTGGACCATTTCACACGATGGCAGGCAATGGATATGTTTGCCGACTGGTATCGAATGATCAAGCCTGGTGGCAAGGTTGCAATGGAACTGGCCGATTTCAACCGATGTGTTCTCTGGTTATTTCATCCGAGTCGGCGTAAGCGGGAACTCGCCCGTAACCAATTCTATGGAAATCAGTGGGATCGAATCGATTACGAAACCCATCGCTATGTATGGAGTGCGGGTGAATTGAAGAAAGCACTCAAAGAGATCGGGTTCAGTAGGGTAACTATCTCTCATGCAACGCAAACTCACCACCCTGGACGTGACATGCGAATTGAAGCAACAAAATGA
- a CDS encoding glycosyltransferase family 4 protein has translation MTKPRQGFRVLFVADSLYWVTATIAREIAAHNPWIEPTICSEGVVRSLLEQGVDLPGRVDIAHFLTPHIGTRLLSTFRDRTPCITSIYHVEDERSVEAEPASDAIMTICRQWHDHLVAIGADAEKIVMLPMGINIEMFRPARRDEKTRQRKKLGIPTDAVVVGFSAKKSSNTYNRKGSDTLVQAIAELSHRRPDVVLVMIGPGWGEVVEQQTRLGVQCIHLPFLLEQEDVARVHRCLDIFWVTARIEGGPVPLLEAMSSGTCCVTTPVGVAPELIFDETNGFLVGFDDVQAIVDRTERLVIDATLRSRMGALARQTIVDRCRWEQTALAARPLYEVALSRFQKRQPSSGNKQLPPTSLSPAASVGHLHAVPPELRSQVSASEHRVFMDQLLSMGERRAAMRVGFRALAACPQSRSVWRSVVRSTPLLPMKNLRESVRKRLRKVSGNTLHNSI, from the coding sequence ATGACTAAGCCTCGCCAAGGTTTTCGTGTTCTATTCGTAGCCGATTCGCTCTACTGGGTTACGGCTACAATCGCCCGCGAGATCGCTGCGCACAACCCGTGGATCGAGCCCACAATTTGCTCCGAGGGCGTAGTCCGCTCGCTGCTGGAGCAGGGGGTGGATCTTCCTGGCCGTGTTGACATCGCGCACTTTTTGACGCCGCACATAGGCACCAGACTGCTGAGTACTTTCAGGGATCGCACGCCGTGCATAACGTCGATCTATCACGTCGAGGATGAGCGGAGTGTCGAGGCTGAGCCGGCGAGCGATGCGATCATGACGATCTGCCGCCAATGGCACGACCACCTCGTTGCCATAGGAGCCGACGCTGAAAAGATCGTGATGCTTCCCATGGGTATCAATATTGAGATGTTCCGACCGGCGAGGCGAGATGAGAAGACTCGGCAGCGGAAAAAGCTTGGGATCCCGACCGACGCGGTCGTTGTCGGCTTCAGCGCTAAAAAAAGTAGCAATACCTACAACCGAAAAGGGTCCGACACACTAGTCCAGGCGATTGCTGAGTTATCTCATCGTCGTCCGGACGTTGTCTTAGTGATGATCGGCCCCGGCTGGGGCGAGGTAGTCGAGCAGCAAACGAGACTCGGTGTTCAGTGTATCCATCTTCCATTTCTACTTGAGCAGGAAGACGTCGCTCGGGTCCATCGATGTTTGGATATCTTCTGGGTAACGGCTCGAATTGAAGGTGGCCCCGTACCCTTGCTCGAGGCGATGAGTAGCGGGACCTGCTGTGTGACCACCCCCGTAGGTGTCGCACCCGAACTGATCTTCGACGAGACCAATGGGTTTCTCGTGGGGTTTGACGACGTTCAGGCGATAGTTGATCGAACCGAACGGCTCGTGATCGATGCGACCCTGAGGAGTCGGATGGGTGCTCTGGCGCGACAAACCATTGTCGATCGATGTCGCTGGGAGCAAACTGCGCTTGCCGCTCGACCCTTGTACGAGGTTGCTTTATCCAGATTCCAGAAACGCCAGCCCTCTTCAGGCAACAAGCAACTTCCGCCAACGAGCCTGTCTCCCGCCGCCTCGGTCGGTCACCTTCATGCAGTCCCTCCAGAATTGCGCTCCCAAGTCTCCGCCAGTGAGCATCGTGTGTTTATGGACCAGCTTCTCTCGATGGGAGAGCGTCGTGCGGCTATGCGGGTCGGCTTCAGAGCGCTTGCGGCGTGCCCTCAAAGTCGCAGTGTCTGGAGATCAGTTGTTCGTTCGACACCTTTGTTGCCGATGAAGAATCTGAGAGAATCTGTTCGAAAGAGACTGCGAAAAGTTTCTGGAAATACTTTACACAATTCGATTTAA
- a CDS encoding glycosyltransferase family 4 protein, translating into MKLIECNNDSQRIAFLTPEFVTEYQDGGGLGNYLNRITRVLHEAGHRPEVFVISKADPGTIDHDGIQVHRVRKVEHGFIYAIARRLICKTRLYPYSSIVENLAGAWALAEALKVEERRSRYSFIQSSDYLLSGFFVPRRSTRPHLIRCSWACDLYADADGKKDQVSRLQNQFEIRMLRSVDRVYSPSVFVADHYRRSYGIDVQVVRPPLIQDSTEYCNPSLEIPPKFFVHFGQLRERKGTDWLARALVSAWDTEPRIEVVMAGHANEDLISSYEKLWGKHSPKVHWVGALKKPELYAVLRRADAAVLPSIVDNLPNTVIESLMHGVPVIGTDGASINELVETGVTGELVASHDIEGLSQALVKAWKGDWKVRRGFDWHRRPIATVMQPRMAVESLLDLVQDCTVENPSEQTLSKV; encoded by the coding sequence TTGAAATTGATTGAGTGTAATAACGATTCGCAACGTATCGCGTTCCTCACCCCCGAATTTGTGACCGAATATCAAGACGGGGGCGGGCTGGGAAACTATCTGAATCGGATCACACGAGTCCTGCATGAGGCAGGCCATCGTCCGGAGGTCTTTGTCATCAGTAAAGCCGATCCCGGCACCATTGATCATGACGGGATACAGGTGCATCGAGTTCGTAAAGTTGAACATGGATTCATTTATGCCATAGCTCGTCGTTTGATCTGCAAAACAAGGCTGTATCCATATAGTTCGATTGTCGAGAATTTGGCTGGAGCCTGGGCTTTGGCGGAAGCATTGAAAGTAGAGGAGCGGCGCTCGCGTTACAGCTTTATACAGAGCTCTGATTATCTGCTATCAGGGTTCTTTGTCCCGCGTCGATCAACTCGTCCGCACTTGATTCGTTGCAGTTGGGCATGTGATCTGTATGCCGACGCCGATGGAAAAAAGGATCAAGTAAGTCGTTTGCAGAATCAGTTCGAGATTCGCATGCTCAGGAGCGTGGATCGAGTCTACTCGCCGAGTGTCTTCGTTGCAGACCATTATCGTCGCAGCTATGGGATCGATGTCCAGGTCGTCCGACCGCCCCTGATCCAGGATTCCACCGAGTATTGCAATCCCAGTCTCGAAATACCACCAAAGTTTTTCGTGCATTTCGGTCAGTTGCGTGAACGAAAAGGGACCGACTGGCTCGCGAGGGCTCTTGTGTCAGCCTGGGATACAGAACCCAGGATCGAAGTCGTGATGGCGGGCCATGCGAACGAGGATTTAATCTCGAGCTACGAAAAACTCTGGGGAAAACACTCTCCGAAAGTGCACTGGGTCGGAGCTCTGAAAAAACCAGAACTGTATGCCGTTCTCAGGCGTGCTGATGCTGCGGTACTTCCTTCCATCGTCGATAACTTGCCGAACACAGTGATCGAGAGCCTCATGCACGGTGTGCCTGTCATTGGAACGGATGGCGCAAGCATTAACGAATTGGTCGAGACAGGAGTCACAGGGGAACTGGTGGCCTCGCATGACATCGAGGGATTAAGCCAAGCCCTTGTTAAAGCCTGGAAAGGTGACTGGAAGGTCAGACGTGGGTTTGATTGGCATCGCCGGCCGATAGCAACCGTGATGCAACCGCGGATGGCTGTCGAATCACTTCTCGACTTGGTACAGGATTGTACTGTTGAGAACCCATCTGAACAAACTTTGTCAAAGGTCTGA